The genomic interval ATGCGGGTAAAATTCTCATAACCCATTCCGTAGGAATACACTCGTCATCGTCCTTGAACAAAATCACGTCAAACCCCTCCTCATCCATTTTTTCAATTTCTAATCTTTGGATGATTCCTAGATAATTAAATATCCGGTATAAGTTTTGCCCCTTATCTAACCCCCCGATATAATGCACTCCAGTATCCAAGGTGACTCCATTTCGTTTAAACGACTGAAGATTACCCCCTAGTTGTTCATTCTTTTCAATGATGCAAACTGCCTTTCCCTCTTTGCTTAGAATGGCTCCGCAAACAAGTCCGCCCAAACCACCACCGATGATTACAACATCATATTTTCTACCTATCGCTTTCATTCTAATCTCAACACACTTACAGAGTCAGACTTTTTCTCTAACAAAAATTCGTTAAACAAACTGACTGGAGCATCAATAATAATAACAAGTCCACCAGAAGATAACCTATCTAAACAGTTTTGAATCAAATGATTCAATGTGCTTTCATTCTGGATAACTTTGGAATGAATAATAAACGCTTCACTTTCCTCTAATTCGTACTGACTTATCGAACTATAAACAAAGTTGACTTGGCCATTCTTTGAATAACAGTTATTTTGCCACCCTTACCCTCTCTTCATCCGAATCAACTCCAACGATTTGTCTTTTAACCCCAAGAAAATGTAACATGTACGTAGTTAATCCATAACCACAACCCAATTCAGTAATCATTCCTGCTTTCGGCACTACATCGTTAAGAGTAGCATATAGGTCTTCTCGTTGAGCGAGTTTCAACGCCTGCCACTCGAGTTCGAGGCCTTTATAAATATAGTTCATAGCCAACCGTTGCCGAAACCATCGGGGCCTTTCAATTTCAACCTGTAGTTTACGGTATTCAGTTCTGAAATAAGAGGTGATATTTTTAGCCCGCTGAATATAATTGCTTCCAAAGCTTAAATCATTTGCTTTGATCCGCGGAAGATATTTCATAGTTAGTTGACCATTGAAAATCATAAAGTCTCCCTTCCGAAGACTATCAGCTCCGCCGTGAATAACTAAAGGAACAATATCTAAGTTCAGCTTCTCCGCCAAATAAAACGCCCCTTTGTGAAAACGTTTGATCTTGCCATCAACTGAACGGGTTCCTTCAGGAAAGATTACTATTGAGTATCCTTCCTTCACTATCTTTTCAAATTTATCTAAAGCGGGGTTTACTCCCTCCATAGTGGGAAGATAATCAGCCATTTGAACTACTTTACCAAATACAGGCGAATAATACACCCAACGGTTAGTAAGCAAAATTAGTTTAGGATGTTGCGCTACTGTCACTAGAATATCAAGTACCGAGGTGTGATTGACAATAATGACAGCCGGTTTCGAAAAATCCATGCTTTCCTTATTTATATGGCGTTTTTTCACGTTTACCATAACATATAGCAGCGATTTCAGCGAAGCGTGGATTAAATAATGGAAGAAAAGTTTCTTTTTCTTCAAAGGAATAAACGGTACGATATAAAACAAAGCGAATCCGAAAATTGTTAAGAGCAGGGCTGAAAAGGTGAAATATGTATAAGAAAAAGCAGTTAAAGCCAGCGTAATAAATGTCCAGGGTGCGCGACCAGATATTTTACGATTCTGCGCAACAAAATTGAAAAGTACCGGCTGAAGTGTTTGCCCGATAAATACTACACAAAATATTCCAATGATTGAAATCATCGCAATGGATCGAAGGGCGGGGTGTTGAGCAAATATCAGTGCTCCCAGTCCTATTAAAATCGTTACTGCGGACAGAAAAATGGAGGTTTTATGAGATGACAACACCTCCTTCCCCTCCCGATACTTTTGTACTAACCCATCAGTCATGAAAATTCCGAAATCGTCGCCCAAACCAAAAATGAACGTAGAAATAATGATGTTAATCAAATTAAACTGCAGTCCCAACCAGCCCATAATACCAAGTATCCATATCCAAGTAATAACCATGGGGAGAAAGGTAATAACCGTTAGCTCCAATCTTCCATAAGTAAAAAGCAAGGAGATAAAAACCAATGAGGAAGTAAACAACAAGATTCTATTAAAATCACCTGCAATTATATTCACCAATTTGTTGGTAATGATTTGCTTGTCTAGGATAATATTTGCCGGGTCCTGAGCTAATTGGGCATAAAGAGTAGAACGTCGAGCCTTGTCCACACGAACAGCGCTCAAACCTATTTCTTTATCAGGTTCGGAGATTAGGTATTCATTACCAAAAGCTTCCTTTATCACGTGCAACTTCTCTTCGCCCATATTCAAATGTTGCTCATGAATTAAAAGAGAATCAAAATTAGAAAAGGCTGTTGGTTGAAACTTAAATTGCTTGGCTTCCAATTTTATTTTTTCCAATACTCTTTGCTTTCGGGCCTCTGTCCAATACTGATTCCATCGTTTGATTCTCTCCTCTTGCATTTTTCTAGAAGGAATGAAGTCCGAAAACGTAGAATAATCATAAATCAAGCCTTTCTGTTTTGCATTTTTTAGTTGCTGACTTAACTGTTCACTATTCCGCAGCATCTGCTCCGTCGTTTTTCCGGTTGAGGCGATGAAAACCAGTTTTGAGTTTTCATCCTGTGTCAAATCAATCTCCTTCTGAGCATATTTTGTTTTTGGGCTCATGTAGTTGACTGTGTTTAAGTCACTTTCAAAACGGACATTTGAGGCATATTGGAGAAAGAAGATGGTGATCAATAAGATTGCTAGTGAAAATAAACCTGCATTCTTTTGAACGAATCCTTCCGTGGATAAGTAAATGGAATATAAATAACTTGAACCGGAGGGAGTATTTTTATCTGCTGTAATAAATTGTGGTAAGAAGATTAGTGAAAAAAGAGCAGCCCCCATCAGGCTTAATCCGGCAAACCAACCGAAATCATTCAGTATTCTGGACTCTAATAAAGTAAGCGACAGAAAGGATCCAATAGTCGTGAAGCTTCCAATAGTAATTGGCGAAAACAAATCGGCAATGGTTTGTTTCACTGAACCGCAATGCCTGAAATGAGTAAAAAAGTGTAGTGAATAATTTACCGCGATACCCAGAACAATAGAACCTGCCCCTAATGCAATGCTCGATATACTTCCTCGAAATAGGGTGATAAAAGCCAACGAAAACAATCCCCCAAACAAAACGGGCAACATCATAATAAATGGAACCCGTTTTCGACGAAAAAAGAACCAAGTAAATGCTAGAATACAGCAGATGGTAATTGAAAGTGTCAATATTGAATCCTGTTTAAGTTGATGCGCATTTCCAGAAGCCACAACAGGGTTACCGTAATAGAGAATTTCAACTCCACTTTTTTCTGTTGAAGAAATTATTCTATCAAAGCCTGCAAATAACTTTTCATTTTTTGCCGTTTCTCCCATCCCACTTTTCAAGGAAATAAAAAGATAAGCACTACGCTTATCTTTTGACATAATGTGGCCATCATATAAATCATAATGATCGTCCACCTGCATTTTTTTGAGCCTTTGCAGTACTGGCATTGAAATCCCCAGAGGATCATCTGCTATCAATTGTTTCAATACCATTCCCGAGGCAGATGTCAGGAGATCATAGTTCTGTTCCAAGCTACGGGAGATTTGCGCTGGTTCTGTGAGCGAATCAATAATCTGGTAGTCCTCTTCTTCTAAAAAAATTGGCAGGTTTTCATAAACAGACTGATATATCTGTAGTGCTGTTTCGTCGCTCACCCTTGATTTGATGGAAACTATCTGACCAGAGAATTGATCCAGCAATCTACGCTCAAAGGAATCTGCCACTTCTATCAATTCCTCCGGTTCCGCTTCCCGACGTGAAATTATTTTGACAATCACCTTATCTGCCACGTTAGAACTCCGCAGTATATCTGTTATTTCTTTCGTCTTTTCCCCTTCAGGAAGAATAGCCGAAATATCTTCTTCAAGTCGGATTCTTGAAGAAACTAACGCAAGAGCAACAAATAGAAATACGGTGAGGACATAGAATAAATATTTCCTGGACTGGAAGTAATCATAAATACGAAGAAAGAAGCGCAACATTAGTGGGCG from Bacteroidota bacterium carries:
- a CDS encoding MMPL family transporter, producing MLRFFLRIYDYFQSRKYLFYVLTVFLFVALALVSSRIRLEEDISAILPEGEKTKEITDILRSSNVADKVIVKIISRREAEPEELIEVADSFERRLLDQFSGQIVSIKSRVSDETALQIYQSVYENLPIFLEEEDYQIIDSLTEPAQISRSLEQNYDLLTSASGMVLKQLIADDPLGISMPVLQRLKKMQVDDHYDLYDGHIMSKDKRSAYLFISLKSGMGETAKNEKLFAGFDRIISSTEKSGVEILYYGNPVVASGNAHQLKQDSILTLSITICCILAFTWFFFRRKRVPFIMMLPVLFGGLFSLAFITLFRGSISSIALGAGSIVLGIAVNYSLHFFTHFRHCGSVKQTIADLFSPITIGSFTTIGSFLSLTLLESRILNDFGWFAGLSLMGAALFSLIFLPQFITADKNTPSGSSYLYSIYLSTEGFVQKNAGLFSLAILLITIFFLQYASNVRFESDLNTVNYMSPKTKYAQKEIDLTQDENSKLVFIASTGKTTEQMLRNSEQLSQQLKNAKQKGLIYDYSTFSDFIPSRKMQEERIKRWNQYWTEARKQRVLEKIKLEAKQFKFQPTAFSNFDSLLIHEQHLNMGEEKLHVIKEAFGNEYLISEPDKEIGLSAVRVDKARRSTLYAQLAQDPANIILDKQIITNKLVNIIAGDFNRILLFTSSLVFISLLFTYGRLELTVITFLPMVITWIWILGIMGWLGLQFNLINIIISTFIFGLGDDFGIFMTDGLVQKYREGKEVLSSHKTSIFLSAVTILIGLGALIFAQHPALRSIAMISIIGIFCVVFIGQTLQPVLFNFVAQNRKISGRAPWTFITLALTAFSYTYFTFSALLLTIFGFALFYIVPFIPLKKKKLFFHYLIHASLKSLLYVMVNVKKRHINKESMDFSKPAVIIVNHTSVLDILVTVAQHPKLILLTNRWVYYSPVFGKVVQMADYLPTMEGVNPALDKFEKIVKEGYSIVIFPEGTRSVDGKIKRFHKGAFYLAEKLNLDIVPLVIHGGADSLRKGDFMIFNGQLTMKYLPRIKANDLSFGSNYIQRAKNITSYFRTEYRKLQVEIERPRWFRQRLAMNYIYKGLELEWQALKLAQREDLYATLNDVVPKAGMITELGCGYGLTTYMLHFLGVKRQIVGVDSDEERVRVAK